The following proteins come from a genomic window of Lachnoclostridium phytofermentans ISDg:
- a CDS encoding acetate uptake transporter, whose translation MSTETKATIANPAPLGLLGFGMTTCLLNLHNAGIIPLSIVTVAMGFALGGAAQIIAGIMEFKKNNTFGATAFTAYGFFWWSLILIWMNPTKSIASSDSISLGYYLLLWGIFTLFMFIGTLKHNIASRIVFGSLALLFFLLAAANFTDSHSIHTIAGYVGIFCGLSAIYNSVAQVINEEYKKTILPL comes from the coding sequence ATGTCAACAGAAACAAAAGCAACGATTGCCAATCCAGCTCCACTTGGTTTGCTAGGATTTGGAATGACAACCTGTTTACTTAACCTACATAATGCAGGTATTATACCGCTATCCATTGTTACCGTAGCAATGGGATTTGCTCTCGGAGGAGCAGCTCAAATAATAGCTGGTATTATGGAGTTTAAGAAAAATAATACGTTTGGAGCCACCGCATTTACAGCTTACGGATTCTTTTGGTGGTCACTCATACTGATCTGGATGAATCCAACCAAGTCTATAGCTTCTTCTGATTCTATCAGCCTTGGATATTATCTACTTCTGTGGGGGATTTTTACCTTGTTTATGTTTATCGGTACCTTGAAACATAATATAGCATCACGTATTGTATTTGGTTCATTAGCATTATTATTTTTCTTATTAGCTGCAGCTAATTTTACAGATTCACACAGTATTCATACCATTGCAGGTTATGTTGGTATATTTTGTGGACTCTCTGCAATTTATAATTCCGTTGCACAAGTTATAAATGAGGAATATAAAAAGACAATTCTACCACTTTAA
- a CDS encoding rhodanese-like domain-containing protein: MYFEGVRLDEISRYIDRKDAIIVDLRKKEDYDKGHIPNAVSVPYTSSEELAEKVRYFKVIILYCYRGNLSMLAARDLSGIQGKVYHICGGIHAYPYRLER; the protein is encoded by the coding sequence ATGTATTTTGAAGGCGTGCGGTTAGATGAAATTAGCCGTTATATTGATAGAAAGGATGCTATAATTGTAGACTTAAGAAAAAAAGAAGATTATGATAAGGGTCATATTCCAAACGCTGTTAGTGTACCATATACTTCGTCAGAGGAACTTGCAGAAAAAGTTAGATATTTTAAAGTGATTATTTTATATTGTTACCGAGGAAATTTAAGTATGTTAGCAGCGAGAGATCTTAGCGGGATACAAGGAAAGGTTTATCATATTTGCGGAGGTATTCATGCCTATCCGTATCGTTTGGAACGTTAG
- a CDS encoding DJ-1 family glyoxalase III: MAKVYVFLADGFEEIEALTVVDLLRRAGVDVTTVSITENNLVHGAHGIDVMADILFKDDLSEADMLVLPGGGLGTRNLLDHEGLKDLLIDYEKKGRYLAAICAAPSILGTHGLLKGKRAICYPGFEDKLTGAVVTNDKVVVDGKIITSKGAGTSIEFSLELIKILCGEEASNQILNGIQYQ; the protein is encoded by the coding sequence ATGGCAAAAGTATATGTATTTTTAGCAGATGGATTTGAAGAAATAGAGGCTCTCACTGTAGTAGATTTACTACGTAGGGCAGGAGTTGATGTAACTACAGTATCAATAACTGAAAATAATCTTGTTCATGGGGCTCATGGAATTGATGTTATGGCCGATATATTATTTAAGGATGATTTATCAGAAGCTGATATGCTGGTTCTGCCTGGCGGTGGATTAGGCACAAGAAATTTATTAGACCATGAAGGACTTAAGGATTTACTTATAGACTACGAAAAAAAAGGTCGTTACTTAGCGGCAATTTGTGCAGCCCCATCGATATTAGGGACGCATGGATTATTGAAAGGAAAACGTGCAATCTGTTATCCGGGATTTGAGGATAAACTTACAGGTGCTGTTGTAACGAACGATAAGGTTGTCGTAGATGGGAAAATTATTACGAGTAAAGGAGCTGGTACTTCAATAGAGTTTTCTTTAGAGCTAATAAAGATTCTTTGTGGAGAGGAAGCATCCAACCAGATATTAAACGGAATCCAGTATCAGTAG
- a CDS encoding XTP/dITP diphosphatase, whose protein sequence is MRKIIFATSNEGKMREIRMILKDLDYEVVSMKEAGIDISIEETGTTFEENAIIKAKTIMEMTGEIVLADDSGLEVDYLEKAPGVYSARYLGEDTSYDIKNNHILSLLEGVAEEKRSARFVCVIACAWPNGEIKVKRATIEGNIGYEIAGENGFGYDPIFVVPEYGCTTAELTAEQKNTISHRAKALNAMKEEL, encoded by the coding sequence ATGAGAAAGATTATTTTTGCAACATCCAACGAAGGAAAAATGAGAGAAATAAGGATGATATTAAAAGACTTGGATTATGAAGTAGTATCCATGAAAGAAGCTGGAATAGATATTTCAATTGAAGAAACCGGAACAACATTTGAAGAAAATGCTATAATAAAAGCAAAGACAATTATGGAAATGACGGGAGAAATTGTTTTAGCTGACGATTCTGGATTAGAAGTTGATTATCTTGAGAAAGCTCCTGGTGTTTATTCAGCACGTTATCTAGGAGAAGATACCTCCTACGATATTAAGAATAATCATATCTTATCTTTGCTTGAAGGCGTAGCAGAAGAGAAACGTTCCGCCCGGTTTGTATGTGTCATTGCATGTGCTTGGCCTAACGGAGAAATTAAGGTAAAAAGAGCAACCATTGAAGGAAATATCGGATATGAGATAGCTGGTGAAAATGGATTTGGTTATGATCCAATTTTTGTTGTGCCAGAATACGGTTGTACTACTGCAGAATTAACTGCAGAGCAAAAGAATACAATTAGTCATAGGGCAAAAGCGTTAAATGCAATGAAGGAAGAATTATAG
- a CDS encoding THUMP domain-containing class I SAM-dependent RNA methyltransferase, whose protein sequence is MSRYEYIAPCHFGLEAVLKREITDLGYEIVSVEDGRVIFAGDETAICRANMFLRTTERILIKVAKFKAETFEELFQNTKEVPWEQYIPKDGKFWVAKATSIKSKLFSPTDIQSIMKKAMVERLKGVYKVEWFEESGNEYPVRVTFMKDEITIGIDTSGVSLHKRGYRKLISKAPITETLAAALIMLTPWNKDCVLIDPFCGSGTFPIEAAMIGARIAPGLNRSFLAENWTDLIPKKAWYEAAEEANGMILHDIEMNIQGYDIDGEVIKAAKQNAEVAGVDQYIHFQKRSVSELSSPKKYGFIITNPPYGERLEDKSAMPPIYHEIGQAMKRLDTWSSYLITSYEDAEKHIGRQADRNRKIYNGMLKTYFYQYMGPKPPKR, encoded by the coding sequence ATGAGTCGATACGAATATATTGCTCCATGTCATTTTGGTTTGGAGGCAGTACTGAAGCGAGAAATTACGGATTTAGGTTACGAAATCGTCAGTGTAGAAGATGGACGAGTTATTTTTGCTGGAGATGAGACCGCAATCTGTAGAGCGAATATGTTTTTAAGAACAACAGAAAGAATTCTTATAAAAGTAGCGAAATTCAAAGCGGAAACCTTTGAAGAATTATTTCAAAATACAAAGGAGGTTCCATGGGAACAGTACATTCCTAAGGACGGTAAGTTCTGGGTCGCAAAAGCTACATCAATTAAGAGTAAATTATTTAGTCCTACCGATATTCAATCTATTATGAAAAAAGCTATGGTGGAAAGATTAAAGGGCGTATATAAGGTGGAATGGTTCGAGGAGAGTGGTAATGAATATCCTGTCCGTGTTACCTTTATGAAAGATGAGATTACCATTGGTATTGATACATCTGGTGTATCACTTCATAAAAGAGGATACCGTAAGCTAATATCCAAGGCGCCAATCACAGAAACTTTGGCAGCAGCACTCATTATGTTAACTCCATGGAATAAAGACTGCGTATTAATCGATCCATTCTGCGGTAGTGGTACATTTCCTATCGAAGCAGCCATGATTGGAGCTAGAATAGCTCCTGGTCTTAATCGTTCCTTTTTAGCGGAGAATTGGACGGATTTGATACCAAAGAAGGCATGGTATGAAGCAGCAGAAGAGGCAAATGGTATGATTCTTCATGACATCGAAATGAATATCCAGGGATATGACATTGATGGAGAAGTAATTAAGGCTGCAAAGCAAAATGCTGAGGTTGCAGGAGTGGATCAATACATTCACTTTCAAAAACGTTCTGTTAGTGAGCTTAGCAGTCCGAAAAAATATGGGTTTATAATAACTAACCCACCATATGGAGAGCGTTTGGAGGATAAATCAGCAATGCCTCCTATTTATCATGAGATTGGACAAGCAATGAAACGCTTAGATACTTGGTCTAGCTACTTAATTACAAGTTATGAAGATGCTGAAAAACACATTGGACGTCAGGCTGATCGGAATAGAAAAATCTATAATGGTATGTTAAAAACTTATTTTTATCAATATATGGGTCCAAAACCACCGAAACGTTAA
- a CDS encoding N-acetylmuramoyl-L-alanine amidase, translated as MPEDRILKRAAAYSVLLMACVLLIPFVLKLEKGKVTYAGVFPMLPTTISTMLPIGEKESLKYLSHQEDSDCKQNIKQQIPGGISENLKERLGNNFIVVEKPCHLSNSAMVELIDEAVDRKIRFIITDSYEIKIEDNQIHRMYQGNYYKGKPESEAPKATTVPENQKEQLVENQPLTSASAGKEKVDSVTSDNTKDTASNQASTTGSNESSPEKEESESITFTDCIKSIQINSYAYPDNESFKTEITLELDKTYAYVLFEDDHNYYISLVRPKDIYDKIIVVDAGHGGYDSGTYSRDFVYHEKDMNLSMVLELKKLLDKEDIKVYYTRTTDRGLTLNQRVTLANDVEADLFLSFHCNANEERGVHGTEVLYNEKQNDWTRMNSKSFATLCLEEVLNEIGLEDRGLVPRSKDVYIVGEANVPVALVEAAFMSNQGDLNFLASKDGKQKVAKGAYNAILSAYKELEQEDKGQKTVMR; from the coding sequence GTGCCAGAAGATAGGATATTGAAGCGCGCAGCAGCTTACAGTGTTTTGCTCATGGCCTGTGTATTACTAATTCCTTTTGTACTTAAACTAGAAAAGGGAAAAGTAACGTACGCTGGTGTATTTCCTATGCTTCCAACAACGATTTCTACTATGCTTCCAATCGGTGAGAAAGAAAGTTTAAAATACCTATCACATCAAGAGGATTCTGACTGCAAACAAAATATCAAGCAGCAGATACCTGGTGGTATTTCAGAGAATTTAAAGGAAAGGCTAGGTAATAACTTTATTGTAGTAGAAAAGCCTTGTCATTTATCAAATTCTGCTATGGTTGAATTAATCGATGAGGCCGTGGATCGAAAAATCCGTTTTATTATTACAGATTCTTATGAAATAAAGATAGAAGATAACCAAATTCATCGAATGTATCAAGGTAACTATTATAAAGGAAAGCCAGAATCTGAGGCTCCAAAAGCAACAACGGTTCCTGAAAATCAAAAAGAGCAATTGGTGGAGAATCAACCTCTAACTTCTGCATCAGCAGGAAAAGAAAAAGTAGATAGCGTTACTTCAGACAATACCAAAGATACAGCCAGTAACCAAGCTTCAACGACTGGATCAAACGAAAGTTCACCGGAAAAAGAGGAATCAGAGAGTATAACTTTCACTGATTGTATAAAGAGTATTCAAATAAACAGTTATGCTTATCCTGATAATGAGAGTTTTAAGACCGAGATAACATTGGAATTAGACAAAACCTATGCTTATGTATTATTTGAGGACGATCACAACTACTATATTTCCCTAGTGCGTCCGAAAGATATTTATGATAAAATCATTGTTGTAGATGCTGGACATGGTGGATATGATTCTGGAACTTACTCAAGGGATTTCGTTTACCATGAAAAAGATATGAACCTTTCTATGGTACTAGAGCTAAAAAAATTATTAGACAAAGAGGACATTAAGGTTTATTATACCAGAACCACGGATCGTGGACTTACTCTAAATCAGCGAGTAACCCTGGCTAATGATGTGGAAGCAGACCTTTTCTTAAGTTTTCATTGTAATGCGAATGAGGAACGTGGTGTACACGGTACAGAGGTGCTTTATAATGAGAAACAAAATGATTGGACGAGGATGAATTCCAAGAGCTTTGCAACTCTTTGCCTTGAGGAAGTTTTGAATGAAATTGGTTTAGAAGATAGAGGATTGGTTCCACGTAGCAAAGATGTGTATATCGTAGGTGAAGCAAATGTACCAGTTGCATTAGTAGAAGCTGCATTTATGTCAAATCAAGGAGACCTTAACTTCTTAGCTAGTAAGGATGGAAAACAAAAGGTTGCGAAGGGTGCATACAATGCGATATTATCTGCTTATAAGGAATTAGAGCAGGAAGATAAGGGACAAAAGACAGTAATGAGATAA
- a CDS encoding metallophosphoesterase family protein: MNILIVSDSHGRYTNLERAIKKVSPIDMLIHLGDYEGDASYIKEIADCPVEMVSGNNDYFTDIPREKFLEIGKYYVMLTHGHRYGVNYGTEQLKEAAVLNGADIVMFGHTHQPLIDLKDDSLAVINPGSITQPRQAGRIPTFILMEIDSKGEAHYTLNYIEDSL; this comes from the coding sequence ATGAATATACTAATTGTAAGTGATTCCCATGGAAGATATACTAATTTAGAGAGAGCTATAAAAAAAGTTTCTCCTATTGACATGCTAATTCACCTTGGAGACTATGAGGGTGATGCATCCTATATCAAAGAGATAGCTGACTGCCCAGTTGAGATGGTATCCGGAAATAATGATTATTTTACCGACATACCACGTGAAAAATTTTTAGAAATCGGGAAATACTATGTAATGTTAACCCATGGACATCGGTATGGAGTAAATTATGGGACAGAGCAACTAAAAGAAGCTGCTGTATTAAATGGCGCAGATATTGTAATGTTTGGACATACTCATCAACCATTGATTGACTTGAAAGATGATAGCCTCGCTGTCATTAACCCTGGTAGTATTACACAGCCTAGACAAGCTGGACGAATACCAACGTTTATCCTAATGGAGATTGATTCAAAAGGAGAAGCGCATTATACACTGAATTACATTGAAGATAGCCTATAA
- a CDS encoding alpha/beta fold hydrolase encodes MKATSTIVVQKDGYETVLYPQLCQTEPVKGTILLLHGMAEHHKRYQTFTDYLNSCGYDVYRYNHRGHGMDQKLEDLGYIADDDGYKLLISDALNVLTYLKENNRTNKLILIGHSMGSLVSRNVLQFFKDLDCAVLIGTAFNPRTKSRIGIACAHTIKKFKGARHYSPFLNKQMFETKHYTSLSERTNFDWLSRNNPNVGAYIHDPYCGFQCSISFYEDLANLDYHAGLPKRIKLVRKDLPILFTSGTKDPVSRYGKDVERLFMLHKRLGFQKVDCIMYKDCRHELLNELNAEEIMKDIEDWVTKHI; translated from the coding sequence TTGAAAGCAACAAGTACTATTGTAGTTCAAAAAGATGGATATGAAACAGTTCTTTATCCTCAGTTATGCCAAACAGAGCCTGTAAAAGGTACTATATTGTTACTTCATGGTATGGCAGAACACCATAAGCGCTATCAAACTTTTACTGACTATCTAAACAGTTGTGGTTATGACGTTTATCGATATAACCATAGAGGTCATGGTATGGATCAGAAACTTGAGGACCTTGGCTATATAGCGGATGACGATGGGTATAAGTTATTAATCTCTGATGCTCTAAACGTCTTAACTTATCTAAAAGAAAATAACCGTACGAACAAATTAATCTTAATTGGACATAGTATGGGTTCTCTGGTATCAAGAAATGTACTGCAATTTTTTAAAGACTTAGATTGTGCTGTTTTAATAGGAACAGCTTTTAATCCACGAACTAAATCGAGAATTGGTATTGCATGTGCACATACAATAAAGAAATTTAAGGGCGCAAGACATTATTCCCCCTTCTTAAATAAACAAATGTTTGAAACGAAACACTACACCTCTCTTTCTGAACGTACTAATTTTGATTGGTTATCTCGTAATAATCCGAATGTTGGTGCCTATATTCATGATCCGTACTGTGGATTTCAATGCAGCATAAGTTTCTATGAGGATCTTGCTAACTTAGATTACCATGCAGGGTTGCCAAAACGAATAAAATTAGTTCGTAAAGATTTACCAATCCTTTTTACAAGTGGAACGAAAGATCCAGTCAGTCGTTATGGTAAAGATGTAGAGCGATTATTTATGTTACATAAGCGTTTGGGTTTTCAAAAGGTAGATTGTATTATGTATAAAGATTGTAGACACGAGTTATTAAATGAATTGAATGCAGAAGAAATTATGAAAGATATCGAAGATTGGGTAACAAAACATATCTAA